The genomic stretch TACATATTATCGTACACGATTAATATGGATGATGTGCATATTTTCTCGCCTCGTGTTACTCTATTTTGTCATTGATCTTTTTGTAACGGAAGAAAAGAAAGATCGTTCTACAAATGTCAATGTTGTGATTACACTTTGCAGACGGTACATGATCGGTTTTTGAGAGTGTTTGTAAAGTTAGGATGTTTTACATGAAACAGTAACGCTAAACCATGTCAGTATTGACCCCTGTTATGtgcttgtttatatatttttacctATACATGCTTTCATGGCAAATTAATCATAGATTTCTAACCATTGTTCGCTTCGAAATTCCAAAAATGGCGGCTGGAAACTTACAAATATCACGTGACTCGTGACGTACGTTGTTGATCCTGATTGTACacgttaaaagagggacgaaagataccaaagggacagtcaaactcgtaaatctgaaacaaactgacaacgccatggctaaaaatgaaaaagaaaaacaaaaaacagaacacatgacacaacatagaaaactaaagaataaacaaaacgaacccccccaaaaaactaggggtgatctcaggtgctccggaagggttgcttatgtgataacaaatccagtaaatagtctaattcggtaggtcacattcatgaaagggaaggggattgtagttacgacgtaatgaacatatccgatatcatttgtgaaacggttattccataacggtcaaccaactcgtgatgacgtccgtaaaatttacgaagggatgatttcaacttcaccatttcgaagacttggtttaatagcttccttgtgagcagcaaccctctatcaagaaaatcttgataggaaatgcaagcacgggaatatcgtatcaattgggagatatataccccgtatgcaggtgctgctggaatgttgctacttagaaatggaaagttcacaattggaaagctgaaatcatctcttttgtcgtaaagttttgttttcaaccgaccctcattgtcaatttctagatgtgagtcaatatatgaggccgacttaactgtatctgtggtaTCTTTTATCtctgggatagatgcgttccacatagtcaccaaattttgaattatttagtaaaagaacatcctctatatagcggaaagtagagttaaaggacattgctaacttcttatttaAGATAGtcagtaagataaattcgttacatagtgtgctagtgacgtaatacgctctcaccccatatggaatttactgaccccatatataccgtatacatagttatcaaaggtaccaggattataattaagtacgccagacgcgcgtttcgtcttcataagactcatcagtaacgttcatatcaaaatatttatgaagccaaacaaatacaaagttgaagagtattgaggataaaaaattccaaaaagttgtgccaaatacggctaaggtaatctatgcctgggataagaaaatccttagttttttcgaaaaattcaaagttttgtagcaggaaatttattaaaatgaccacattattgatattcatgtcaacactggtGTTGACTAcggggctggtgataccctcggggacgaaacgtccaccagcagtggcatcgacccagtggtgtaaatagttatcaaaggtacaaggattataatttagtacgccagacgcgcgtttcgtcttcattagactcatcagtgacgctcatatcaaaatatttatgaagccaaacaaaaacaaagttgaagagcattgaggatccaaaattccaaaaagttgtgccaaatacggcttaggtaatttatgcctgggataagaaaatccttagtttttcgaaaaattcaaacgtttgtaacaggaaatttattaaaatgatcacattattaatattcatgtcaacaccgaagtgttgactactgggctggtgataccctcggggacgaaacgtccaccagcagtggcatcgacccagtggtgtaaatagttatcaaaggtaccagggttataatttagtatgccagacgcgcgtttcgtcttcataagactcatcagtgacgctcatatcaaaatatttatgaagccaaacaaaaacaaagttgaagagcattgaggatccaacattccaaacagttgtgccaaatacggctaaggtaatctatgcctgggataagaaaatccttagtttttcgaaaaattaaaagttttgtaacaggaaatttattaaaatgatcacattattgatattcatgtcaacaccgaagtgttgactactgggctggtgataccctcggggacgaaacgtccaccagcagtggcatcgacctagtggtgtaaatagttatcaaaggtaccaagtaTACACCTGTAATGTTATATACTTACACTAAGCctattgcatccaagattttcaaccacaagagggTTTTAGAGGCCTTAACCTCAAAGATGTGAAATCTAAATCCAAAAAATCGAATTGCTCATGCGCATCAAATGCGAAACCCCAACTAACTGTGAATTGCTACCTTATATCATCGTACGGCCTTGAACAACGAACAAAACTCATACGGTATGGTATGGTAGCTATAGACTGAACGTCTGCCATATATCATTGATACAACCCACGTTATTCGAAGaccttatttaatttttaataccgAACTGAAACAATTAATGACAGGGAATTACCATGCATGGTTTGCCTCGTGGTTCTGACGAATTTTTGTATGATTCCATAAACAGTATATGCGCTAATGATTTTCTTTGTGGTTATTTGACTAATTTGTTTATTAACAATATAAGGAATTCATAGATAAAAAGAACACTATATAAAGAACACCATTTCCAGCTTATACATGTAAGTCACGATGTAATGTATCAATTTGTATCAAGGTTAACAAATTAACCGGGAAACGTCAGCTGGGTTTACGATTTTATTGTAAGTTGAAAAATGTacattcagttaaaaaaaatatatatatataccacctCCTGCTTAAAGTAACTTGTATGTTATGTTTAATGTTGTTTTTCAAAAAGTGAAAACAATTTTCCGACAAACGTTAATTATTTGTGGTAACTTGAATAATGTGTTTATTTGTAAGAAACGGATACAATCATATATAAAAGAAGCAAGACTGTTTCGACATTCATTAACACTATCTTCAGCATCTTTACAGGTAAGTTAcgattaaattttattattttgttctttGATACAATATTTGGGCACAAAGTGAAGAACTATTTCGCCGAAAGTTATCTTCTTCACTAAAACAATATGAGATAATAATTACATACAGCAGTCAATATGCAACACACAGAACATAAATCTGTACTTTTTGTATCTCCCTTATGGTCAGTCATGTTTTTACTAATCTAAAGTTTATACCCGTTTTTACATTTAACTTTGagtcttttgattttgttttcttttattatatgcATTGTATCTATAACGTTAGATCAGTTTTCTTGgcttgtaaaatgtaaaattagctCTATAAACTATAAACCGTGAAACTAATCCCTCGACTATAAAATAGTCTAAACATAGAAATTGCTAATTTCTACGTTATCGTATCGCAGGGGGAGAGATGTCTCACCGGCAATCATAAAAAATACTAAGAAGTTTCtctcccaggaatagattactttagctctACTTGGACAAATCTAACCTTTCGGAATAAtggtcctcaacgctcttcaacttcgcaCTTTATCTGTCCGTTTTAACCCTTTAGATTCGaacatcactgatgagtcattagtagacgaaacgcgtgtcttgcgtacacaattttaatcctggtatcaatgaGGATTTTATTATcaatcacatcttcttatttttataatagtaAACTTTCCTTTCTATTtaaaactcattaaagatacGCCAATGATAGTAAAGCGTCAACTGAAGTCTCTAATTCTGTTCTCTGGTCTATCAAAATATTTAAGGATCATTTAAGGTGGCTCCACCAAATGGaaagttctatttttagcctatttttaaacattttcaggcCAGGAATAATTAGAGCTACACCATATTAAACGTTTTGTAGATTTATGTCGGTTCAATTTTAAGTGATAGATCaataatgtttaaaatttaaacgtTTTTTCGGACTGTTTTACACTCACAATGATTTGTTTTTGATTGTCCAAATCAGccattttcatatttcaatttaaGATCAAATCAAATTTGGGTCGCCGGGCTTCTAAAACAATTATGGGCTTCTGTTCTACCCCTCTAGTCCATTTGGTTTGAATTCAAGTATCTGCATCAAACACTCTACGGTGAATTCTATATTGATCGCTTTAATGAAATATTGTGTAAATTTGTATCAATGGACGATATCCAGGAAATCCTTTGTTTAACTATTGAAGTTGGTAATCGTTAAGCTGAATTTCTTTTTTGAAACGTGGTAATTTtgttagataaaggcaacagtagtataccgctgttcgaaatttataaatggattgaggaaaaaataaatacgggttacaaactaaaactgagggacacacatcaaatataagaggactGTAATATAACAATCGCcgttttctgacttggtacaggacattttaagaaaaaatggtgggttgaacctggttttgtggctagacaaacctcccgcttttatggcaatgttaaatataatgtcaacattacatgacagcactacaatacaaataaatgggagaacatacaggacagagaaacacacaaataatagctatcaaaaggtaccaggctttTAATTTAACACGTCTGACGACAGTGACGTGCGCCTCATcatcataagactcatcagtgacactgtGATAAAAAAAGTCcgaagccaaaacaagtacaaagtcaaagaccattgaggaccaaaagttccataaggttgtgcaaaatacggctaaggttatcggcctgggatacgaaaatccttagcatttagaataattcatactttcgCAAACAGTAAATCtataaaaatgactatacaaCAGATATACATTTCAACACTGAAATGATGACGaactacagaataaaaaagaATACGTAAAACAATCTAAATCCGCACATAAAAAAGGCCGAATAGATCAACacacaaaagtgacgtcacatttaaatttctattttttttccaaaatatagGATAGAGTTCAAGATAACTTAGAggtttgtaatactgatataacatgtattaataacaattaaaataacaatacttattaatataaaatagtgGCAGAATTtggataattaattgtattatctagctatgtcggtataTCTTCttaatcaaactgtaaaccaaatacatCGTATGAATTTATTTGCCCCAAACTGAAATCTTATAAAACAACTGGGTGTTAGGTGCGAGttctttcttgttaatttgacgcCAATATTATACAACAGAAATTACTGGGTTGTCTTTGTGGTGCAGCACTTCTGTGCAATGCATTCATGTAACGTCGTATCAgctttttttactataaaaaagtcaaattatctcccttgtttatttgaacaaaaagttatttttctTGACCCTTAAAACTTCAGTTTATTTCTCTTGACCGATAACACTTCAAATAAGCTCTCTTATAAATAAACATTAGTTCACTTAAGATTAAATAATTGGTAATCCAGAACCAACTATGGAACAAAATGCACTTTCTTCATTTTACCGTCCAATTTGTTGTCGAAGAGTTATCAATTCAAGATATTTCGCTTATTTTTATTACTTACAGTTTCATCATGTTTAGCATTGTGGGTATGCTGATGTGTCTAGGATACCTAATCCTATTGTCAGACAAAGTTTATGGATGCTGGGACAAATCTACAAATTGGAATAACGCAGGAAACGGAAATACTGTCTTTCTTGATCGTCACAGACTTAGTTGTGGAGCTCGTGGTAACGTTATTAACATGTTCAAACTAGAGCGATCTGGAAGTAATCAGGTCCGTTACAAGTTCAAGTGCTGTAGACATACTGGGGCTGAGTGCAATATACGGAGAGTAAACAATGGGTTTACTTCAGACGGGGGTAAAGGAGAGGTGATTTACTTGGATAGACAAAGGGTCTTTTGTAATAAAGGTCTCTTAAACGAATTCAAATTAAATAGAAAGACTGGTGGTGGCAGTTACCGATATCAATATAAGTGTTGCAACCTAAAGGGAAGATTGAGATGTCAAAATTCGAGTACGAGGTGGACGGCGGAAGGTGACCGTACAAGCTTTTACTTGGACAGACAAACGGTTGCCTGTAGTGGTGAACGATTTCTACAGTCTTTCCAGTTGAAAAGAAATAATGGTCGTCTGCGATATGATATCAGATGCTGTCGAGTTACACATTAGTGGACTAACAATTTCGTCAATAAATTTTTCCAACAAAATTGATAAACCTTGTTTTAATCTTATTTCATATGCATACTTCAGCTTGTTAAATGAAAGAAAACTGTTTGCATGTCGCCGGTTTCAAACTTCTGTACTATGACATTTTGTCCCTTTCAATGTACCGGATTGCCACCCTTATCTTGAACAAATTATTCGCAAAATATGGCTACCCTTACTGTCATTATTCCGCTCTGATCGGACGGCACGGAACCATTGCAACATTACCTGGAGGGTTTGCCGATGATCAAATGCCTAACTTGTCCAACAAATATAAAGAAGAAAATGtgtaatgattgccaatgagactactctccacaagagacacacaaaataacagctataggtcaccgtacggccttcaacaatgaacaaagaccATACCacagtcagttataaaaggcactgaaatcacaaatgtaaagcaattcaaacgagaaaacggccttattaatgtacaaaaaaaaataaccaaaaacaaatatgtaacacagcaacaaacgacaaccatgaattacaggctcctgacttgggacaagcacatacatccaGAATGTgacgaggttaaacatgttagcgggatcccaaccttccccTAACCCGGAACCGTTTGTTTCTAGTGACATTCTGAATAGGTATGGCATTTGTTCTGTCTCCAAACATAAGTAGAAACTACCTATCATTCCAAAAAGGCTACCAATGCAAAGGGAAACAGACATCAAAATCATTAATCGACAAAACCATGGCTTAAACGAAAATGTCAAAACAAGAGTTTACCATCGAcaacacagaaaaataaagacCTGAGAAACTTCAACTTCACCTAAAACCGGGGTGATCTCAATTATTATTGTGCATTAGGTAGATCATACTCAACTATTAGCATCTGTCATATTGCTTAATGCAAGTAAAAATACGGTGATAAGTCGCAGTCtgtgaccaaatgacaaagaacaGCTCTATGTCACGTCTTTGATGGCCAAATTGATATCATCGTTGATATCTTCCTTGTAGGCATCATAATGTTCGAGAATGGTATtgaaaaaaagtaacaaaaaataaaatttaacaatagcAAAGAAATTGGGCCAAAATGTCTATTCCTTGCAATGCATGCAGTAAAACTTGATATTCCTCCTCACAGCCCTCAGTTCTGTACAATTTTCGAGATGTGTCCAGTGCTTGCGCCTATAATTGTCACACTGCACCAATTTGCTAAGTTCAACACCAACCCCAAGTTTAATTTGATTGGGGTTAAACTGTTTACACACACAGCATAATTCAACTTCTGGAATTTCTTCATCGTCTGTATCGCTGAAGTCCATGGAATCATCAATGTATATAAGACTAGGTCCTGGTTTCGGGGACGTGTGGCTAGGTCCTGATTAATTAAATATGTGGCTAGGTCCTGGTGTAAATGATGAAGCCGAAGTGGAcgtattctttttattttgtttcccaGTTTTCTTACTACTCTGGTTGcttgatttattttttccttGGTTTTCAACATGCTGTTTTACCTTTTCTGCTACCTCAGTTTCAGTTATGGGCATACCAGATACAATCTTTCTAAgggtttttctttctttcttgtcATTTTCggacttaattttttttagtttgtttattttttccgCAAAGAAGTGTGGTACAGCAGTATCATGATCTTGCAAATCTTCAACAACTAAAATATCAGTCACAGCACTTTCAACAGCCTCCATTACTTCAACTACTTGACGTATATTATCTGTTTGGTTCATCCGTAGTTTCTTTGCATTCATTATTTGTTGTAAATACCTCTAATGGTTTCAATTGATCTTTGTTGATGACAGTCTTATCCATGGGGTATATTCCAGTCTTCCTAAATGCTGACTGAAGGTTTTCTAGAGATAGTGCTTTCTGGTATGCTTTGCAGGCTAGTTCACATATATTGTATCTGGTTATGACTGAGGAGTTATGACGCATGGTTTTGTGACATTCGTTATCATGAATATGCTGCAACGGCCCATAACATCCAACATCCAAAGGTTGTAATATATGTGAGGTATGAGCTGGTAAGACGTGAATGATGATTAGGTGTTCCTGTTCCTATTCAATTATATCAACTGCAACATGTGACTTATGCCCATCGAGGAGAAGAAGTATGTTGTCATTGTTTCTGCCAGTGACATATTTAAGAAAATGGTCGGTTAAATATTGTCTGAATATGTTGGTATTGGACCATCCTGAGTCTGATACTGCACCAACAGCACCAGGTGTTGCATCATTCATCAATTCATTATTCATTCTTTTCCcttcaaatacaaaatatggAGGTACAGCAAATCCTGGGGCACTTTCACGTCCAAGTATGGTCGTAGTACTAGACCTTCCAGATGTTACTGATGATGTGTTACATTCAATTCCAGATACAACATTAGGTGGTTTGTGATTCAGTGTTATACCCTTTTCATCAACATTAAATATGAGATGACAGATGTGGTTTATCCTGAAGATTATATTTGTGAACAACTTGCTCTAAGCTTGCAAATTACTCTTCAACGTTAGCAACAGAACCAtattttgcacatagaatctcCAAACTTCTAGGTATAACCACTCTAAGTTCTGGCCATCTTTTTATGAAACCCTCAAACCATCTCAAGGTAAATTCTTCATTCCTTGGTTTAATATTGATTGTGTGGGCAAAATCAGTAGCTAGATTTGTAACTTCTTGTCTAGTATACCCATATCCATGTGAAGCAATGGACTTTACATGTTCCATAATCCGTGCCTCCTCTTCTAGTGAAAAGACAGGTGCCCTCCCAGTGGTCACACAATCTGGACTTATTCTGCCGGTGATTATATCACGTAGAGTTTGCCTTGGGACATTAAATTGTAGAGCTGCTTTTCATTGTGACATTTCATTATTCCTTGCTGATATGTATGCATTGATCAAAGCCATGGGACTGTACAGCCTGTACTTTTTATCATGCCTGAGGAAGGTACGTTTAGCCTGAAATGTAATGTGATGCCTTTCTGTTTTATTGCTGtatttttggttttaatattgtgtatatgtatatatatatctatttctGTGTATGTAAAGTGCAAATTCCCAGCCAAATTTTGAGCCCTCAATCGTAAATATTGGTCAGGAATTAACCAAGCCTTACCCTTTTTTTGCAACCATGATGTTGTGGAGAAAATAACATTTGGCAGTACAATCCCTTTTATAGCGATAATTCATCATCTTTCCGAGTTTTTCATAATCTGTGcaaaaaattcattaaaatttccATATTTGTTAGTTACGATTTTTACGTTTGCCTGGCCTGTCATACTTTTGTAGGTCACGAGTCTTGATCACTGGAATGTAAACAAACCGGCAACTCGGTTTGGAAGGGATTTTCCCTGTGTTTTACAATTATCAAGTCGATTTAAAGATAGGTAGAAAAGGGAATTAGtcaaaatggcgattttgacaaggatttttttattttagtgattaTTTACCTGTTTCAACCTTATGTTTTGGTTTCACTTATCCACGTTGttctttactatatatatatatatatatatagaacgcCGCTCAACTGGAAAGTGACGTCACGAGTCTTCCGCATGCGCGATTAATGTAAACAATGATACCGGCCAAACTTGAGGGGTTGAAGGATACAATCAGATCGCTTTGGactgaatgtactattttttcGTCTCACCAAACCAAACGCGTTGTCAATTATTCGTTTGTACATAGCTTTTATCGTTTGCGAGGAGTTGCACATACAAACAAAGGCAAGACTTAGAACATGACCTggacctctgaccttgacctcattttcaattaATGATTTAACGATCTCAAATTAAAAGACCTTAGGTCTTCGGCTTACAGTTTATGAGTTACACTAGCATACCGATTAAGGAAATAGTGCCGCATAGAAAACTGAAAAATGTCACGATCGCTTCACACCATATAAAAGAAAAGTTAAGGATATAACGAACAATTCAGAAAACGAATTGTGTCGATATCTTCATTTGTTATGGAGGAAGTGCACATACAGAATAAGTATTATAAGAGTGCATAACTTTAACAAAGACAATTGTTTTACCAACTGTATAATATCATTAAATACCTACGCGACATGTTGCGATACAAAATTTTGAAGCTATAAATAAATGTGTCGGAGAATCAGAATATAAGAAAAATGTCTTTTCACTGATAAATTACTCAATACCAAGAGTACCCGTTCATGTTTCTTTGCAAAACAAGGCAGAAAATAACtgtgtgtatatttgtttttgagtgaaacaatttataagtaaaatcacaaaaataacgaattccgaggaaaat from Mytilus edulis chromosome 7, xbMytEdul2.2, whole genome shotgun sequence encodes the following:
- the LOC139482571 gene encoding uncharacterized protein translates to MFSIVGMLMCLGYLILLSDKVYGCWDKSTNWNNAGNGNTVFLDRHRLSCGARGNVINMFKLERSGSNQVRYKFKCCRHTGAECNIRRVNNGFTSDGGKGEVIYLDRQRVFCNKGLLNEFKLNRKTGGGSYRYQYKCCNLKGRLRCQNSSTRWTAEGDRTSFYLDRQTVACSGERFLQSFQLKRNNGRLRYDIRCCRVTH